The Pirellulales bacterium genomic interval CAAAGTGGATGCCCAACTTCTTCATGGCCTGCAGCATGGCGGCGTTGAGTCCTTCCCGTTTGTCGCCGGCCACAAATCCGCCGCCGTGAATGTGAATCAGCAGCGGCGCGGGTTGATCGCTGTCGGCTTGATAGAAGTCGAGCACATTGCGCTCGGCCGGCCCGTAAGAAACATCGGCGTAAGTGGGCTCGATTTGCGGTTGCGGGGCGCACGCGGAGGCCTGCGCGATCAGCAGGACGGCACACGCGCGGAAGGGGCGGATCATAGCGAGGGTTCAGGATTCAGGGGAAATTGCAAATTGCGAATTGCAAATTGGCAATTGGAAGCAAGGCGTGGAGCAGAAGACAAAACACCCAAGACCAAAGTCCAGAGAGCTGAATCCAAAATCCGCAATCCAAAATCCAAAATCCAAAATCGTCATATCGCTCATCGCTGATCGCCGAACTGCTTCCGATAGAGTTCTTTGAACGGGTTGACCTTTTTCGCTGCGGCCTTGTACGCGTCTTCGTTGACGAGGCAGGGAAGCACTTCCTCCCACCAGCGGTCGTAGGCCGTGGCAAGCTCGTTGACGACGGCCGGTTGTTGCTCGGCCAGGTCCGTCGTCTCGGAAGGATCGGACTTCAAATCGTAAAGCGTCCATTGTTCTCCCTGTCGGACCATCAAATACTGCCGCCAGCGCACGCTGCACGGACCAAACTTTTCGGGCGCGGCGCCTGCTTTCCAGCGGCCCACGTGCGTGAAGAGCATGCGGTCGTCGTGCCAGACCGCGGCCGGGTGTTCCAACAGCGGCACCAGACTGAATCCGTCGAGCCGCCTGGCCAGATAGTCGGGCAGCGTCGCGCCCGCCAACTCGGCAAATGTCGGAAAGAGATCGAGGTGGGCCGTCAAAGCCGTGACCGCGGCGGGCCGCAACGTTCCCGGCCACCGCCAGAGCGACATGGCCCGCGCGCCGCCATTGCGTGCCGTCCCTTTCCGGCCCCGCATGCCGGCGTTGAACAAGTCGCAGCCGGCGGTGCCGCCGTTATCGTTCATGAAAATCACCAGCGTCTCTCGCTCGATTCCCCATTCGCCGAGCCTGGCCAACAGCTTGCCGACGTTCTCGTCGAGGTTGGTCACCATGCCGAGGAACCTGGCGACTTCCGGCCGGGTGCCCTTTCCGGCGTAAATCTGCTCGTACTGCGGCGGCACGTCCAGCGGGGCGTGCGGGGCGTTCGTCGGAATGTAGCAGAAAAACGGGGCGGCGCCCTTGGTGTTCTCGATCCATTTTGACGCTTGCCAAAAAAAGACGTCGGTGCAGTAGCCGCTGGTCTTCTCGAAGATGCCGTTGTGCAAGATCACGGGGTTGAAGTAACTGTTGTTGGGCGCGTCGCCGCAGGTGCCTTCATAGCTCTGGCCGATGCCGCCCGCACCGTGGATAAACGTCTCCTCAAATCCGCGGCGGCCCGGTTGATAGGGCGGTTCGTCGCCCAGGTGCCACTTGCCGAAGATGCCCGTGCGATAGCCGGCGGCCCGCAACACCTGGGCGATGGTCGTGGCTTGCAGGTTCAACCGCTCGCGTTCGAGAATGGTATGCGTCACGCCGTTTTTGAACTCATGGCGGCCCGTCATCAGCGAGGCCCGCGTCGGCGCGCAGGTCGGGCTGACGTGAAAGTCCTCGAACCGCACGCTTTCGTCGTGCATCCGGTCGAGGTTGGGCGTGCGGACCACCGCGTTGCCGTTGCGGCCCAGGTCGCCATAGCCTTGGTCGTCGCTGACAATCAGAATGATGTTGGGGCGACGGCCGGCGATGTCGGCGAAGGCCGGACCGGTGCAGGTCGTGGCCACCGCTGCAAGAAGGCAGGTGAAGCGACAGAGCCAAACCAAGCGATTACGATAGATGGAGATCATGCCGCCAATTGTAACTATCGCCGGGCGGTTCGTCACCGCGCTGGCCGTAAAACTGGACGGGAACCAACCCATGCTCCGCTCGTCATTCGCCATTCTTGTCATTATTCCTTTGCTCCTGCCCGGCATCACGCCCGCCAAGGAGTCTGAAAAGTACGACGTGATAATCCGTCACGGAACGGTCTACGACGGCCTCGGCGGCGAGCCGCTCACGAGCGACGTGGCCATCACCGGCGACACGATCAAGAAGATCGGCAATTTGACCGATGCCAAGGCAACTCTCGACATCGACGCCCGCGGGCTGGCCGTCGCTCCCGGCTTCATCAACATGCTGAGCTGGGCCACCGAGGCGTTGTTGATCGACGGCCGGTCGCAAAGCGACCTCCGGCAAGGCGTCACGCTGGAGGTGTTCGGCGAAGGCTGGTCGATGGGTCCGCTCAACGCCGGCATGAAGGCCGACGCCAGGCGGTCGCAAGGCGACCTGAAGTTCGACATCCCCTGGACCACGCTGGCCCAGTATCTCGAGCATCTCGAGCGCCGCGGCGTCTCGTGCAACGTCGCCTCGTTCGTCGGGGCCACGACGGTCCGCATTCACGAGCTGGGCTACGCCGACCGCAAACCAACTTCCAGCGAGTTGGCCCGCATGTGCGAGCTGGTGCGGCAAGAAATGAAAGCCGGCGCGATGGGCGTCGGTTCGTCGCTGATCTACGCTCCCGCCTTCTACGCCGACACCAACGAGTTGATCGCCCTGTGCAAGGCCGCGGCTGAATTCGACGGACTTTACGCGTCGCACATCCGCAGCGAAGGGAATCAACTCCTGGAATCGGTCGACGAGTTTTTGAAGATCGCCCGCGAGGCCAACATCCGGGCAGAGATTTACCACCTCAAGGCCGCCGGCGAACCGAACTGGCCCAAGCTCGACAAAGTGACCGCCAAGGTCAACCGGGCACGCGCCGACGGGCTGGAGATCACCGCCGACATCTATACCTACACGGCCGGCGGCACGGGCTTGAACGCCACGATGCCGCCCTGGGTGCAAGAGGGCGGGCTGCAAAAGTGGATCGAGCGGCTGCGCGATTCGAGCACGCGTGCCCGCGTGGTGAAGGAAATGAAAACCCATACCGACGCCTGGGAGAACCTGTTGTTGGCCGCCGGCTCGCCCGACCGCGTGCTGTTGGTCGGTTTCAAGAGCGAGCGGCTGAAGCCGCTGGCGGGCAAAACGCTGGCCGCGGTGGCCGCCGAGCGGGGCACGTCGCCCGAAGAAACCGCCATCGACCTGGTGATCGAAGACGGCAGTCGCGTGGAGGCGATCTATTTTTTCATGAGCGAAGCCGAGGTCCGCAAGAAGCTCGCTCTGCCCTGGGTCAGCTTTTGTTCCGATGCTTCCTCGCAGTCCGCCGAGGGCGTGTTTCTGAAACTGCATCCGCACCCGCGGACCTACGGCAGCTTCGCCCGGCTCTTGGGCAAATACGTCCGCGAGGAGCAGGTGATCCCGCTGGCCG includes:
- a CDS encoding arylsulfatase, whose protein sequence is MANDERSMGWFPSSFTASAVTNRPAIVTIGGMISIYRNRLVWLCRFTCLLAAVATTCTGPAFADIAGRRPNIILIVSDDQGYGDLGRNGNAVVRTPNLDRMHDESVRFEDFHVSPTCAPTRASLMTGRHEFKNGVTHTILERERLNLQATTIAQVLRAAGYRTGIFGKWHLGDEPPYQPGRRGFEETFIHGAGGIGQSYEGTCGDAPNNSYFNPVILHNGIFEKTSGYCTDVFFWQASKWIENTKGAAPFFCYIPTNAPHAPLDVPPQYEQIYAGKGTRPEVARFLGMVTNLDENVGKLLARLGEWGIERETLVIFMNDNGGTAGCDLFNAGMRGRKGTARNGGARAMSLWRWPGTLRPAAVTALTAHLDLFPTFAELAGATLPDYLARRLDGFSLVPLLEHPAAVWHDDRMLFTHVGRWKAGAAPEKFGPCSVRWRQYLMVRQGEQWTLYDLKSDPSETTDLAEQQPAVVNELATAYDRWWEEVLPCLVNEDAYKAAAKKVNPFKELYRKQFGDQR
- a CDS encoding D-aminoacylase; translation: MLRSSFAILVIIPLLLPGITPAKESEKYDVIIRHGTVYDGLGGEPLTSDVAITGDTIKKIGNLTDAKATLDIDARGLAVAPGFINMLSWATEALLIDGRSQSDLRQGVTLEVFGEGWSMGPLNAGMKADARRSQGDLKFDIPWTTLAQYLEHLERRGVSCNVASFVGATTVRIHELGYADRKPTSSELARMCELVRQEMKAGAMGVGSSLIYAPAFYADTNELIALCKAAAEFDGLYASHIRSEGNQLLESVDEFLKIAREANIRAEIYHLKAAGEPNWPKLDKVTAKVNRARADGLEITADIYTYTAGGTGLNATMPPWVQEGGLQKWIERLRDSSTRARVVKEMKTHTDAWENLLLAAGSPDRVLLVGFKSERLKPLAGKTLAAVAAERGTSPEETAIDLVIEDGSRVEAIYFFMSEAEVRKKLALPWVSFCSDASSQSAEGVFLKLHPHPRTYGSFARLLGKYVREEQVIPLAEAVRRLTSFPAQNLRLTNRGRLTPGYLADVVVFDPATIIDHATYEKPQQYATGMKHVFVNGRQVLRDGEHTGATPGRFVRGPGYNATRAD